The following proteins are encoded in a genomic region of Sulfurovum indicum:
- the ciaB gene encoding invasion protein CiaB has protein sequence MTKQQFMNDLQAVYLELQDRQAELNGYYDLLDKNKEHSKADEVVNAFLKLLDLPRDRESEMAALTRIVNLREDALEQVLGRLELSEEEVRVKKELAYGFVSMLHITRHESLIGWIEQQKLLSPFYRALIFGVHFVGLRLSEWQSHWTHHILHTVNPQLSEMFNGDDAKVFEVLQAESLLDRTEEGCIGDRCYSVLVKEGEGYKSVSYAEAFKNEVNAVVVALEQLIALLNQHEDEVYGQKQEWIAYFTALKEAFAHTKTDELIKMWAEVDRRWMAITTPLQVGHPLEYYEDHYRKAVALEWDLRIVNPRLQEGSHTRNNIKLFAYEMAQKFGEDALQTMSKNLLQVDQTQLYIGQPMLYYAAEFNGLFSAQVVPNDEQVSTELGKKIFAYADFVLESKKSKPVMKLSVEIMGEEFVKKQRALAENEPELWHKIYDISTIGHEYGHILWIDSDTETKMNATGQFKNIEEFKATTGGLMAFFNHEEEALKKHIIDDLVSRAVGLMAWREVGEVLPYYCEGLIHLDILFGSGVIAYNGQIRIDYDRYEAMKSAYIEAYEMLAQHYLNKADANEYLSRYAQKEDGFFLPLQSEVRAFVEHYYARYKEIGQQTVA, from the coding sequence TTGACAAAGCAACAATTTATGAATGATCTTCAGGCAGTTTATCTGGAGTTACAGGATAGACAGGCGGAACTTAACGGCTATTATGATCTTCTGGATAAGAACAAAGAGCACAGTAAAGCGGATGAGGTAGTTAATGCCTTTTTGAAACTGTTGGATCTTCCCAGGGACAGAGAGAGTGAAATGGCAGCACTGACACGCATTGTTAATTTGCGTGAAGATGCACTTGAACAGGTACTTGGCAGGCTGGAACTCAGTGAAGAGGAGGTGCGAGTCAAAAAAGAGTTGGCATACGGTTTTGTCAGTATGCTGCATATTACCCGTCATGAAAGTCTGATAGGGTGGATTGAACAGCAAAAACTTCTTTCCCCTTTTTACCGTGCGTTGATCTTTGGTGTACACTTTGTCGGTCTGCGCCTTTCGGAGTGGCAGAGTCACTGGACACACCACATTCTTCATACGGTCAATCCACAGCTTAGTGAGATGTTCAACGGTGATGATGCCAAAGTTTTTGAAGTGTTGCAGGCTGAGTCACTGTTGGACAGAACAGAAGAGGGGTGTATCGGGGACCGTTGCTATTCTGTACTTGTCAAAGAAGGAGAAGGATATAAGAGCGTTTCGTATGCGGAGGCATTTAAAAATGAAGTGAATGCAGTCGTTGTAGCCCTTGAACAGCTTATTGCACTTTTGAATCAGCACGAAGATGAAGTTTATGGACAGAAACAGGAGTGGATTGCCTATTTTACTGCACTCAAAGAGGCATTTGCACATACCAAAACTGATGAGTTGATCAAGATGTGGGCGGAAGTTGACAGACGCTGGATGGCGATCACCACACCACTTCAGGTAGGACATCCTTTGGAGTACTATGAAGACCATTACCGTAAGGCAGTGGCGCTTGAGTGGGATCTGCGTATTGTGAACCCCAGACTTCAGGAAGGTTCCCATACCCGCAACAACATTAAGCTTTTTGCCTATGAGATGGCACAGAAATTTGGTGAAGATGCGCTGCAGACAATGAGCAAGAACCTGTTGCAGGTTGACCAGACCCAGCTCTACATCGGCCAACCGATGCTTTACTATGCGGCAGAGTTCAACGGACTTTTTTCTGCACAGGTGGTACCAAATGATGAACAGGTCTCAACTGAACTGGGCAAAAAGATCTTCGCTTATGCAGATTTTGTCCTCGAGAGCAAAAAAAGCAAACCGGTCATGAAACTTTCTGTAGAAATAATGGGAGAGGAGTTTGTCAAAAAGCAGAGAGCATTGGCAGAGAATGAACCGGAACTCTGGCACAAGATTTATGATATCTCGACGATAGGACATGAGTATGGGCATATATTATGGATTGATTCTGATACCGAAACCAAAATGAATGCTACAGGGCAGTTCAAGAATATTGAAGAGTTTAAGGCAACGACAGGAGGATTGATGGCATTTTTCAATCATGAAGAAGAGGCTTTAAAAAAGCATATTATTGATGATCTTGTTTCACGTGCAGTGGGTCTGATGGCATGGAGGGAGGTGGGGGAAGTACTACCTTACTACTGTGAGGGCCTGATCCATCTTGATATCCTTTTTGGTTCCGGGGTGATTGCATATAATGGACAGATCAGGATCGATTATGACAGATATGAAGCAATGAAGTCTGCCTATATTGAAGCTTATGAAATGCTGGCCCAACATTACCTCAATAAAGCCGATGCCAATGAGTACCTAAGTCGCTATGCACAAAAAGAAGATGGTTTTTTCCTTCCACTTCAATCAGAGGTCAGAGCCTTTGTTGAGCACTACTACGCACGTTATAAAGAGATCGGTCAGCAGACGGTGGCATGA
- a CDS encoding polyprenyl synthetase family protein, with translation MQRFETYLAQNLPKVTSFHPVYEEALGTMLTAGGKRFRPMLLLSIVDAYEPMLYDSALPVALALEMFHTYSLIHDDLPAMDNADLRRGHQTLHKRFDEVTAILAGDALNSDAFYLIAKAPLREDVKIKLVELLSRDGGSRGMVLGQAIDCYFENQPLTLDQVKVLHTNKTAKLIAASLQMGAVIVRLEAEVQKALYDFGIDLGLLFQIQDDIIDETQSEEEAGKTTGNDTDKNSFVTLLGLEQSVTEANDLAEDLQKRFAAFDPKLQEALRPLMEKYLYRHQ, from the coding sequence ATGCAGAGATTTGAAACCTATCTGGCCCAAAACCTACCTAAAGTAACCAGTTTCCACCCTGTCTATGAAGAGGCACTGGGAACGATGCTGACTGCTGGCGGAAAGCGTTTCCGTCCGATGCTGCTCTTAAGCATTGTTGATGCCTATGAACCGATGCTGTATGATTCTGCACTTCCCGTTGCTTTGGCTCTGGAGATGTTTCATACTTATTCACTCATACATGATGACCTTCCCGCAATGGACAATGCCGATCTGCGCCGTGGACATCAGACACTGCATAAACGTTTTGATGAAGTAACTGCGATACTGGCAGGTGATGCACTTAATTCTGATGCTTTTTACCTGATAGCCAAAGCACCGCTGCGTGAGGATGTGAAAATCAAACTGGTTGAGCTGCTTTCACGTGATGGCGGGAGTCGGGGAATGGTACTGGGGCAGGCGATCGATTGTTATTTTGAAAATCAGCCGCTCACACTTGATCAGGTAAAGGTACTGCATACGAATAAAACAGCAAAACTGATCGCTGCAAGTCTGCAAATGGGTGCAGTGATCGTCAGACTTGAAGCTGAGGTACAAAAGGCACTCTATGATTTCGGGATCGATCTTGGTCTGCTCTTTCAGATACAAGATGATATTATAGATGAGACACAGAGTGAAGAAGAAGCAGGAAAAACGACAGGGAATGATACTGATAAAAACAGTTTTGTGACGCTTTTGGGACTTGAGCAGAGTGTTACAGAAGCAAATGATCTGGCAGAAGATCTGCAAAAACGATTTGCAGCGTTTGATCCAAAGCTGCAAGAGGCACTCCGTCCTTTGATGGAGAAATATCTATATAGACATCAATGA
- a CDS encoding ATP phosphoribosyltransferase regulatory subunit, whose protein sequence is MIFEHEIPSGSKLYFAESAKVKREIEFVSAEMLENLGFEEIVTPLFSYHQHEYFDDKKPLVRLGDAENHEVTLRADSTADVVRIVTKRLGRSTESKKWFYIQPTVSFPTREQYQIGAEILGGSFEEIVRTSSMLLKEIGAEPVMQVANIRIPHLLNEKYGVSLDVLKAMHVEQILEADLPWIEQLVRLNSVEDLDDLSAFPEDIQAELEKIKEATGKVESANMVISPLFYAKMRYYDSLTFRMFEGNCLLAMGGIYMIDDVEAAGFALYTDECIVSKMKRG, encoded by the coding sequence ATGATATTTGAACATGAAATTCCGAGTGGATCAAAACTCTATTTTGCAGAGTCTGCCAAGGTTAAAAGGGAGATTGAGTTTGTTTCTGCCGAGATGTTGGAAAATCTTGGTTTTGAAGAGATCGTTACGCCACTGTTTTCTTACCATCAGCATGAGTATTTCGACGACAAGAAGCCTTTGGTCAGACTGGGCGATGCTGAAAATCATGAAGTAACACTCCGTGCGGACTCTACGGCCGATGTGGTGCGTATCGTGACCAAAAGACTGGGACGTTCTACCGAGTCCAAGAAGTGGTTCTATATTCAGCCGACTGTCTCTTTCCCGACAAGAGAACAGTATCAGATCGGTGCTGAAATACTTGGCGGCAGCTTTGAAGAGATCGTTCGTACGAGTAGTATGCTTTTAAAAGAGATCGGAGCTGAACCGGTGATGCAGGTAGCCAATATCCGTATTCCCCATCTGCTTAATGAGAAATACGGTGTGTCGCTTGACGTGCTCAAAGCGATGCATGTAGAGCAGATACTGGAAGCGGACCTTCCATGGATAGAGCAGCTGGTAAGACTTAACAGTGTTGAAGATCTGGATGACCTAAGTGCATTCCCGGAAGATATTCAGGCAGAACTTGAGAAGATCAAAGAGGCAACGGGAAAGGTGGAGTCTGCCAATATGGTAATCTCCCCGCTCTTTTATGCAAAGATGCGTTATTATGACTCTTTGACATTCCGGATGTTCGAGGGCAATTGTCTCCTGGCAATGGGAGGCATCTATATGATAGATGATGTAGAAGCAGCGGGATTTGCACTCTATACTGATGAGTGTATTGTGAGTAAAATGAAAAGAGGATAG
- the tkt gene encoding transketolase: MAMTEQNQMRKKMANTIRFLAADMVQKANSGHPGAPMGLADIAVVLGEHLNHNPKNPKWLNRDRLVFSGGHGTGLIYSLLHLWGYDVSLDDLKSFRQLDSRTPGHPEYGHTAGVEMTTGPLGQGIANAVGFAMAEAFTKKQVNSETCELIDHKVYCLCGDGDLQEGISYEACALAGHLGLKDLILIYDSNEITIEGDTSIAWSEDVAKRFEAQNWNVLKINGHCYDDIDKALNEAKSASKPTIIIANTIIGKGACELEGSHHTHGAPLGEEIIRESKAKEGFDPDKTFQIPEDVLIRFRCAVEKGELAEKEWIHRQKEAPLVEQNIALEKLLNPDFSAIDYPDFSNDAEVATRDSNGKILNAIAKAVPSFIGGSADLAPSNKTELKDMGEFPKGKNIHFGIREHAMAAVTNAIALYGTTIPFNATFFVFSDYLKPAARIAALTGIQNFFVWTHDSIGVGEDGPTHEPIEHLSQFRALPNFYVWRPADATENVEAWKTALTIKAPQAFVLSRQKLKTLKPKRDFGDVSKGAYIVKKREGATLTLMASGSELMPSLQAACHLEVLGVKANVVSVPCLDLFNEQDTEYKAAVIDPNTKVLAIEAATASEYYRYADEVLGMESFGASAPANQLFEKFGFTVQNITKRACDLMGAEYRVVDLGKC, translated from the coding sequence ATGGCAATGACAGAGCAGAATCAAATGCGTAAAAAGATGGCGAATACGATACGTTTTTTGGCAGCGGATATGGTGCAAAAAGCGAACTCTGGACACCCGGGTGCTCCTATGGGGCTTGCAGATATCGCTGTGGTTCTTGGTGAACACCTTAACCATAATCCAAAGAACCCAAAATGGCTTAACCGTGACCGTCTTGTCTTTTCCGGAGGACATGGAACAGGGCTTATCTACTCACTGCTCCATCTTTGGGGATACGATGTAAGCCTTGATGATCTTAAGAGTTTTCGTCAGCTTGACTCCAGAACACCGGGACATCCTGAATATGGGCATACTGCCGGTGTTGAAATGACTACAGGTCCGCTAGGACAGGGGATTGCCAATGCAGTAGGATTTGCTATGGCAGAAGCTTTCACCAAAAAGCAGGTTAACTCCGAAACATGTGAGCTTATTGACCATAAAGTCTACTGTCTGTGTGGTGATGGTGACCTTCAAGAGGGTATTAGCTACGAAGCGTGTGCATTGGCAGGTCACCTTGGGCTAAAGGATCTTATTCTTATCTATGACTCCAACGAGATTACTATCGAGGGAGATACAAGTATTGCATGGAGTGAGGATGTTGCCAAGCGTTTCGAGGCACAGAACTGGAATGTACTGAAGATCAACGGCCATTGCTATGATGATATAGACAAAGCGTTGAATGAAGCAAAGTCGGCAAGCAAACCGACCATTATCATCGCCAATACGATCATCGGCAAAGGTGCGTGTGAGCTTGAAGGAAGCCACCATACACATGGTGCACCGCTTGGTGAGGAGATTATCCGTGAATCCAAAGCCAAAGAAGGGTTTGATCCGGATAAAACTTTTCAGATTCCTGAAGATGTACTTATCAGGTTCAGATGTGCTGTTGAAAAGGGAGAGCTGGCAGAAAAAGAGTGGATACACAGACAAAAAGAGGCACCGCTTGTAGAGCAGAATATTGCTCTTGAAAAACTGCTGAACCCTGACTTCTCTGCTATTGACTACCCTGACTTCAGCAATGATGCAGAAGTCGCAACCAGAGATTCCAACGGAAAGATCCTTAATGCGATTGCAAAAGCGGTACCATCATTTATCGGAGGTTCTGCCGATCTTGCTCCGAGTAACAAGACGGAGCTTAAAGATATGGGAGAGTTCCCTAAAGGTAAAAATATACATTTTGGTATCCGTGAACATGCAATGGCAGCGGTCACCAATGCTATTGCACTCTACGGTACGACGATCCCGTTCAATGCAACATTCTTTGTCTTCTCTGACTACCTTAAGCCAGCAGCTCGTATTGCGGCACTGACAGGTATTCAGAACTTTTTTGTCTGGACACATGACAGTATCGGTGTAGGAGAAGATGGGCCTACGCATGAGCCGATCGAACACTTAAGCCAGTTTAGAGCTTTGCCGAATTTCTATGTATGGAGACCGGCGGATGCAACAGAAAATGTCGAAGCGTGGAAGACAGCGCTTACTATTAAAGCACCGCAGGCTTTTGTATTGAGCCGCCAAAAGCTTAAAACACTCAAACCCAAAAGAGACTTTGGTGATGTAAGCAAAGGTGCCTACATTGTCAAAAAACGTGAAGGAGCTACTCTGACACTGATGGCAAGCGGTTCTGAGCTAATGCCGTCTCTTCAGGCAGCATGCCATCTGGAAGTACTTGGTGTCAAAGCCAATGTGGTTTCTGTACCGTGTCTTGACCTCTTCAATGAACAAGATACCGAATACAAAGCAGCCGTCATCGATCCGAACACCAAAGTCCTTGCCATAGAAGCAGCGACAGCATCAGAGTATTACCGCTATGCGGATGAGGTACTCGGCATGGAGAGCTTCGGTGCATCCGCTCCGGCAAACCAGCTTTTCGAGAAGTTCGGCTTTACCGTTCAGAACATCACCAAAAGAGCATGTGATCTGATGGGTGCTGAGTATCGAGTGGTGGATCTTGGAAAATGTTAA
- the rdgB gene encoding RdgB/HAM1 family non-canonical purine NTP pyrophosphatase: MKLVLATGNKGKLREFRQMCQDEVVAFSDLLGAFDIVEDGATFAENALIKARTIYKKLKETYPSGNYFVISDDSGISLPVLDGAPGIYSARYAGEGANDKDNLYKLINAVKAKGLKETPAYYTAAIAIVSQYGEYVVHGWMHGKVIDKVRGDKGFGYDPMFIPSGFEKTLGELDDEVKSKISHRGKALALAKPIIQMLRRKDIH; encoded by the coding sequence ATGAAATTGGTCTTAGCAACGGGAAATAAAGGTAAATTGCGTGAGTTCAGGCAGATGTGCCAGGATGAGGTGGTAGCTTTCTCAGATCTTCTGGGAGCATTTGATATCGTTGAGGATGGGGCAACCTTTGCTGAAAACGCACTCATAAAGGCACGTACGATTTATAAGAAGCTTAAAGAAACGTATCCGTCCGGCAACTACTTTGTGATTTCAGATGACAGCGGTATCTCTCTGCCGGTACTGGATGGTGCACCGGGTATCTACTCCGCACGTTATGCCGGTGAGGGTGCAAATGATAAAGACAATCTCTATAAGCTGATAAATGCGGTCAAAGCCAAAGGATTGAAAGAGACTCCTGCCTATTATACAGCTGCGATCGCCATTGTCTCCCAATATGGTGAATATGTGGTGCATGGATGGATGCACGGCAAAGTGATCGATAAGGTCAGAGGTGATAAAGGGTTTGGCTATGATCCGATGTTTATACCCTCCGGGTTTGAGAAAACGCTTGGAGAACTCGATGATGAAGTAAAGTCGAAGATCTCGCACCGTGGGAAAGCATTGGCTTTGGCTAAACCGATTATACAGATGTTACGTAGGAAGGATATACATTGA
- a CDS encoding pyridoxal-phosphate-dependent aminotransferase family protein translates to MLLFTPGPTPVPESVRLAMAEPTLHHRTPEFEAIFKDTRELLFELLATDEVVMLASTGTGAMEAAVINLCHDTLLNVNAGKFGERFGKIAKAHGLNNVEIKHEWDMPATVEEVLEVLKANPAVDAIAIQISESAGGLRHPVEEIAKAVKEVRPEVMIIADGITAVGVERIDVTHIDCLIAGSQKALMLPPGLAILGLSNAAIEKIGEGKGYYLNLASEIKKQRQNTTAYTAATTLIIGLGTVLRQIKEGEGFGKLYCDTARRAKATRFALEALGLHSYPKMPARSMTTIDDENASEIRSLLKTDFGVNVAGGQDHLKGKIFRINQMGLIEPYEMVWVVNAIELALAKLGRREYDGTASRVFNKEYFKSILKKEDT, encoded by the coding sequence ATGCTACTTTTTACCCCAGGACCTACACCAGTACCGGAATCCGTACGTTTGGCAATGGCTGAACCGACACTGCATCACAGAACACCAGAGTTTGAAGCGATCTTCAAGGATACCCGTGAACTTTTGTTTGAACTGTTGGCTACCGATGAAGTGGTGATGCTGGCAAGTACCGGAACGGGTGCGATGGAAGCAGCAGTGATCAACCTCTGTCATGATACGCTGCTCAATGTGAATGCCGGAAAGTTCGGCGAACGTTTTGGGAAGATCGCCAAGGCTCATGGGTTGAATAATGTTGAGATCAAGCATGAGTGGGATATGCCTGCAACGGTTGAAGAGGTACTTGAAGTACTCAAAGCCAACCCGGCTGTTGATGCCATTGCCATTCAGATCAGCGAATCGGCAGGCGGACTCAGGCATCCGGTCGAAGAGATTGCCAAGGCAGTCAAGGAAGTCAGACCGGAGGTGATGATCATCGCTGACGGAATCACGGCTGTTGGTGTGGAGCGTATTGATGTGACACATATCGACTGTCTGATCGCAGGAAGCCAAAAAGCACTGATGCTCCCTCCGGGACTGGCGATACTGGGGTTGAGCAATGCAGCAATAGAGAAGATCGGTGAAGGCAAGGGATATTATCTGAATCTTGCAAGCGAGATCAAAAAACAGCGTCAGAATACTACTGCCTATACTGCAGCAACGACACTCATTATCGGACTTGGTACGGTACTAAGGCAGATCAAAGAGGGTGAGGGGTTCGGTAAACTCTATTGTGATACGGCCCGCCGTGCCAAAGCAACACGTTTTGCGCTTGAAGCGTTGGGACTGCATTCCTATCCGAAAATGCCGGCACGTTCTATGACGACGATCGATGATGAGAATGCTTCAGAGATAAGAAGTCTGCTCAAGACAGACTTTGGTGTCAATGTCGCAGGCGGACAGGATCATCTTAAGGGTAAGATTTTCCGTATCAACCAGATGGGTCTTATTGAACCGTATGAAATGGTATGGGTGGTCAATGCCATAGAGCTTGCCTTGGCAAAACTGGGACGCAGAGAGTATGACGGAACAGCCAGCAGGGTTTTTAACAAAGAGTATTTCAAAAGCATATTGAAAAAAGAAGACACATGA
- a CDS encoding MFS transporter, translated as MIKQIMPLSLIVALRFFGLFIVLPVLSIYALEMEGATPFLAGLVVGGYALTQAGFQVPFGLMSDKIGRKKTLLFGLLIFIAGSVTAAMSDNIYMLLAGRFLQGAGAIGSVVSAMISDLVKEEERAHAMAIMGGTIALSFAAAMIVAPVVGGHWGIDKLFWLTAILSVMAIGILFTAVPQPPKIVHSYAEEESKMLDVFKDKSLTRMYITFLFHSSIMTMAFFIIPLVMTQSLSEGGFGWEKAELWKVYLPAMVFGLIAMGPAAVFGEKYGKGREVFMISVTVILFGFLAMGFATSPWLFIIGVILFFIGFNMFEPLLQSFVSKFAKVHQKGAALGVANTFAYIGIFIGGLLAGYLMQHFGRETLAIFVALLSAVWFIWVATMPNPNNRGNIYLPLDIFDRDKIAALTEHPAIVESYVNETENIAVVKYEKEMIDEDEVRGMLLD; from the coding sequence ATGATTAAACAGATCATGCCATTGAGCCTCATTGTAGCACTGCGTTTTTTCGGACTCTTTATTGTCCTTCCAGTTCTCTCCATCTACGCGCTTGAAATGGAGGGGGCCACTCCGTTTCTGGCCGGGCTGGTCGTAGGGGGATATGCTTTGACACAAGCGGGCTTCCAAGTGCCTTTCGGGCTGATGAGTGATAAAATAGGACGAAAAAAAACGCTGCTTTTTGGTCTTCTTATCTTCATTGCAGGTTCTGTCACTGCCGCAATGAGCGATAATATCTATATGCTTCTCGCTGGACGTTTCCTGCAGGGAGCAGGTGCTATTGGTTCTGTTGTTTCAGCCATGATCTCCGATCTGGTCAAAGAAGAAGAAAGAGCTCACGCCATGGCGATCATGGGAGGAACCATTGCGCTAAGTTTTGCCGCAGCAATGATAGTCGCACCTGTTGTAGGAGGCCACTGGGGTATCGATAAGCTGTTCTGGCTGACTGCCATTCTCTCAGTCATGGCGATCGGCATTTTGTTTACTGCCGTACCTCAGCCTCCAAAGATCGTCCACTCCTATGCGGAAGAGGAGTCCAAGATGCTCGACGTATTCAAGGATAAGTCGCTGACTCGAATGTACATCACTTTCCTCTTCCACTCCTCCATTATGACAATGGCATTCTTCATCATCCCCCTCGTCATGACCCAGTCACTTAGTGAAGGCGGTTTTGGATGGGAAAAAGCCGAACTTTGGAAAGTCTATCTGCCAGCTATGGTTTTCGGACTGATCGCCATGGGACCAGCTGCAGTCTTTGGAGAGAAGTACGGCAAAGGCCGTGAAGTATTCATGATCTCTGTTACTGTCATCCTCTTTGGCTTCCTCGCTATGGGCTTTGCCACTTCTCCCTGGCTCTTCATTATTGGTGTCATACTTTTTTTCATCGGGTTTAACATGTTCGAACCGCTGCTTCAGAGTTTCGTAAGCAAATTTGCCAAAGTACACCAAAAAGGTGCGGCACTGGGTGTTGCAAATACCTTTGCCTATATAGGAATCTTTATAGGTGGTCTGCTTGCAGGATATCTGATGCAGCACTTTGGAAGGGAGACTCTGGCAATCTTTGTTGCCCTGCTCTCAGCTGTGTGGTTCATCTGGGTAGCGACCATGCCAAATCCCAATAACAGAGGCAATATTTATCTGCCGCTTGACATCTTTGACAGAGATAAGATTGCAGCATTGACAGAGCACCCTGCCATTGTTGAAAGCTATGTGAATGAAACTGAAAACATTGCTGTAGTCAAATATGAAAAAGAGATGATCGACGAAGATGAAGTAAGAGGGATGTTATTAGATTAA
- a CDS encoding shikimate kinase: MKKNIILIGFMGVGKGTTARAFAKEYGVYNIDTDDLIESKENKEIKKIFEKKGEAYFRECEQQTADWIEKCVTGTLISCGGGFYKVKNLKKLGTVVLLDASFEWIHNRLKTAKNSKQKLAKRPLFQDQKKAKKLYGEREKAYKKVADVVVNVEGKEMEEILKEIAKKCKI; the protein is encoded by the coding sequence GTGAAAAAAAATATTATTTTGATCGGTTTCATGGGGGTTGGCAAGGGGACGACTGCACGGGCGTTTGCCAAAGAGTATGGTGTCTACAACATTGACACGGATGACCTTATTGAGTCCAAAGAGAACAAAGAGATCAAAAAGATCTTTGAAAAGAAAGGTGAAGCCTATTTCCGTGAATGTGAACAGCAGACAGCAGACTGGATAGAAAAGTGTGTGACCGGTACACTGATCTCCTGCGGCGGTGGATTTTACAAGGTGAAAAACCTTAAAAAACTGGGAACGGTCGTACTGCTTGATGCTTCGTTCGAGTGGATACATAACCGCCTTAAAACAGCCAAAAACAGTAAACAGAAGCTTGCCAAACGACCGCTTTTTCAGGACCAGAAAAAAGCAAAGAAGCTCTACGGAGAGCGGGAAAAGGCATACAAAAAAGTAGCTGATGTAGTTGTCAATGTTGAAGGCAAAGAGATGGAAGAGATCTTAAAAGAGATTGCTAAAAAGTGCAAGATATGA